From a single Oreochromis niloticus isolate F11D_XX linkage group LG3, O_niloticus_UMD_NMBU, whole genome shotgun sequence genomic region:
- the LOC109196861 gene encoding zinc finger BED domain-containing protein 1-like, translating to MEKQEQDGLLDGEFKYKKNIDGTINKRVVICTHCSKEFQFHRSNSTLKYHLNAKHAFVGAAASPGLRQTTLSERRPLGKSSLDKLTDNIAKWIAKDCRPLSIVEDKGFADVLKVASQDASYKPPARSTITIRIHELYETEKKKKEEALVHTECVALTGDHWTSLSNDNYLGVTAHLITEAWGLTSFALTIMKTEERHFAEACAEQFQTVARRWRIEEKVTTVGTDSARNMIAAARIMPFNHMPCTAHILQRCITVSLADSGFVTALAKCRKIVGHFKHSPANTAELNAEQVSLGRKQEPLAQDVPTRWNSTLEMVKRLIRNQTAVTATLDKQKHKLVLLTPPEWDKLQRLETLLEPCRYVTELLGGEAYVSCSVVLPAFCHLRRVMEVTDEDPAYVVRFKEKFKEDLASRQEHTNYAWLQIATALDPRFKDLRSVPKTDREAVWTTLAGMLHEDSPRRSHTAEEGPAKKRLSLLQMDSDSESEEEVQQDRAIQRYRAEPCTALEDCPLQWWAAHAGAHSQLARLARRYLATPASTVPCERLFSVAGHIVNKKRSALHSENVDKLVCLSNWLKDE from the exons ATGGAGAAGCAGGAACAGGATGGCCTTCTGGATGGGGAATTTAAATACAAGAAGAACATAGATGGGACAATAAACAAACGCGTTGTAATTTGCACTCACTGTAGTAAAGAGTTTCaatttcaccgttcaaattcgACCTTAAAATACCACCTTAATGCCAAACACGCGTTTGTCGGGGCAGCAGCTTCACCCGGCCTGCGTCAGACCACTCTTAGTGAACGCAGGCCACTCGGTAAGTCTTCTTTGGACAAACTGACCGACAATATAGCCAAATGGATAGCAAAGGACTGTAGACCGCTaagcattgtggaggacaagGGCTTTGCGGATGTTTTAAAGGTTGCATCTCAGGACGCGTCCTACAAGCCCCCAGCGAGAAGCACAATAACAATTCGAATCCACGAACTGTATGAAacggagaaaaagaaaaaagaagaggctTTAGTTCACACAGAATGCGTGGCTCTGACAGGAGACCACTGGACATCATTGAGTAATGACAATTACCTGGGAGTTACTGCGCATTTAATCACTGAAGCCTGGGGTCTGACATCCTTTGCGCTGACTATAATGAAAACGGAAGAGCGGCACTTTGCGGAGGCTTGTGCAGAGCAGTTCCAGACTGTTGCTCGCAGGTGGAGAATTGAGGAGAAGGTGACAACAGTAGGCACGGACAGTGCGCGCAATATGATCGCCGCGGCTCGCATCATGCCATTCAATCACATGCCGTGTACCGCGCACATTCTACAGAGATGCATCACAGTGAGTCTCGCAGACAGTGGCTTTGTCACTGCGCTGGCCAAATGCCGCAAAATTGTTGGCCATTTTAAGCACAGCCcagcaaacacagcagagctGAACGCAGAGCAGGTGTCACTGGGGCGCAAGCAGGAGCCGTTGGCCCAGGACGTGCCTACGCGCTGGAACTCCACGCTGGAGATGGTGAAGCGCTTGATCCGCAACCAAACTGCAGTAACCGCGACTCTGgataaacaaaagcataaaCTTGTCCTCCTGACGCCTCCAGAGTGGGACAAACTCCAGAGACTGGAGACACTTCTAGAGCCCTGCAG ATATGTGACTGAACTGCTGGGAGGAGAGGCCTACGTCTCCTGCTCTGTAGTTCTACCAGCCTTCTGCCACCTGCGCCGTGTCATGGAAGTAACTGATGAGGACCCTGCATATGTGGTGAGGTTTAAAGAGAAGTTTAAGGAAGACCTTGCTTCCCGCCAGGAACATACCAACTATGCATGGCTCCAGATCGCAACTGCACTGGACCCACGTTTTAAAGACCTACGCAGTGTGCCCAAGACTGACAGAGAAGCAGTGTGGACCACACTGGCAGGCATGCTGCATGAAGACTCTCCTAGAAGATCACACACTGCAGAAGAAGGTCCAGCCAAGAAGAGGCTGAGCCTGCTGCAGATGGACTCTGACTCTGAGTCAGAGGAGGAGGTACAGCAGGACAGAGCCATACAGCGCTACAGAGCAGAGCCCTGCACTGCCTTAGAGGACTGTCCCTTACAGTGGTGGGCAGCTCATGCAGGAGCCCACAGCCAGCTGGCCCGCCTTGCTCGCAGATACCTGGCCACTCCTGCCTCCACAGTGCCCTGTGAGAGGCTGTTCTCTGTAGCAGGGCACATTGTGAACAAGAAGAGGTCTGCTCTGCACTCAGAGAACGTGGACAAGTTGGTTTGTCTCAGCAACTGGCTGAAGGATGAGTAG